From a region of the Synergistaceae bacterium genome:
- the rplV gene encoding 50S ribosomal protein L22 encodes MEAKAMARQIRISPAKVRQVLALIRGKGAEDAMTILRFSPQKAARVVSKILQSAIANAEHNYGMDTDKLKVSTAYVDQGPSLKRFRPASMGRAHPYVHRTSHITVKVAER; translated from the coding sequence ATCGAAGCTAAGGCCATGGCTCGTCAGATTCGGATCTCACCGGCCAAAGTGAGGCAGGTACTGGCTCTCATCCGGGGGAAAGGCGCTGAAGACGCCATGACGATTCTGCGTTTCAGTCCTCAGAAAGCGGCGCGCGTAGTGTCCAAAATTTTGCAGAGCGCGATAGCGAACGCCGAGCATAACTATGGGATGGATACGGATAAACTGAAGGTTTCGACGGCTTATGTCGATCAGGGCCCTTCTCTGAAGCGTTTCAGACCGGCTTCCATGGGTCGCGCGCATCCGTACGTGCATCGCACATCTCATATAACCGTCAAGGTTGCGGAACGTTAG
- the rpsS gene encoding 30S ribosomal protein S19, which yields MARSAKKGPYIEQRLLARVEDMNTSGNKKVLKTWSRRSTIVPQMIGHTIAIHNGRMHLPVYISENMVGHKLGEFAPTRKFGHHAGQERSTKGK from the coding sequence TATATAGAGCAGCGTCTCCTGGCGAGGGTCGAAGATATGAACACGTCGGGAAACAAAAAAGTGCTTAAAACATGGTCGCGTCGTTCTACCATAGTGCCCCAGATGATAGGGCATACCATCGCGATTCACAACGGGCGTATGCATTTGCCCGTTTACATCAGTGAAAATATGGTGGGACACAAACTGGGGGAGTTCGCTCCGACGCGCAAATTCGGACATCACGCGGGGCAGGAACGCTCCACCAAAGGAAAGTAG
- the rplP gene encoding 50S ribosomal protein L16, with the protein MLMPSRVKYRKSHRSPLRGFSKGGVSVAFGDWGLQAQENAWITARQIEATRVAISRKMKKGGKIWIRIFPDRPYTKKPLETRMGKGKGAPEFWVAAVKRGRVMFEVAGVSKDVAEQAFRTASHKLPIRVKIVARESMGGEE; encoded by the coding sequence ATGCTGATGCCCAGCAGGGTAAAATATCGTAAATCCCACCGCAGCCCGCTTCGAGGTTTTTCCAAGGGCGGTGTGAGCGTGGCTTTCGGCGACTGGGGACTTCAGGCTCAGGAGAACGCCTGGATCACCGCGCGCCAGATTGAAGCCACCCGCGTGGCGATTTCACGAAAGATGAAAAAAGGCGGCAAAATCTGGATTCGCATTTTCCCCGACAGGCCCTACACGAAGAAGCCTCTGGAAACGCGTATGGGTAAGGGAAAAGGCGCGCCGGAATTTTGGGTGGCCGCTGTAAAACGAGGCCGCGTAATGTTTGAAGTGGCCGGAGTTTCGAAGGATGTGGCCGAACAGGCTTTTCGTACCGCTTCCCACAAACTGCCGATCAGGGTTAAGATTGTGGCGAGAGAAAGTATGGGTGGTGAAGAGTGA
- the rpsC gene encoding 30S ribosomal protein S3, whose product MGQKVHPVGYRLGVTTEWESKWYAGPRDYAKKLHEDLKLREWIMKKWEGAGISRVEIERIGHVVRFTIWTARPGVVIGRGGTEIQVIKDELQKLTGGKVMINVQEIKNPDVVAQLVAEGIAASLERRISFRRAMKQAIFRATKSGVKGIKAQVAGRLGGAEIARTEWYNEGRLPLSTIRADIDYGFAEAVTMYGVIGCKIWIYRDRENERPVQQRSNKRQRG is encoded by the coding sequence GTGGGACAGAAGGTACATCCCGTAGGATACAGGCTGGGAGTTACGACGGAATGGGAGTCCAAGTGGTACGCGGGCCCCAGAGATTACGCCAAAAAATTGCACGAAGATCTGAAACTTCGTGAGTGGATTATGAAGAAATGGGAAGGCGCAGGCATTTCCCGGGTAGAAATCGAAAGAATCGGACACGTGGTTCGTTTCACCATCTGGACGGCGCGGCCGGGTGTGGTTATCGGGCGCGGGGGCACTGAAATCCAGGTCATCAAGGATGAACTGCAGAAGCTCACCGGCGGCAAGGTGATGATCAACGTTCAGGAGATCAAAAATCCCGATGTTGTGGCGCAGCTTGTGGCGGAGGGAATTGCCGCCTCTCTGGAGCGCCGCATCTCGTTCCGCCGCGCGATGAAACAGGCCATTTTCCGCGCGACGAAATCCGGAGTGAAGGGGATCAAGGCCCAGGTGGCCGGACGCCTCGGAGGAGCGGAAATCGCCCGTACCGAGTGGTACAACGAAGGCCGTCTGCCCCTTTCAACCATACGGGCGGATATTGATTATGGCTTTGCGGAAGCCGTCACCATGTACGGCGTTATCGGCTGCAAAATCTGGATTTACCGTGACCGAGAGAATGAACGCCCCGTTCAGCAGCGTTCGAATAAAAGGCAGAGGGGGTAG
- the rpsQ gene encoding 30S ribosomal protein S17, whose amino-acid sequence MDVKEMELKEEAGLSHRKIRVGVVVSNKMNKTVVVKVSRHAEHPLYGKRIIKTKKYVAHDEENTCRVGDQIRIRETRPMSRTKRWELVEIVQRAPVFESDTPGKE is encoded by the coding sequence ATGGATGTGAAAGAAATGGAACTCAAAGAGGAAGCGGGACTTTCCCACCGAAAGATAAGAGTGGGAGTGGTCGTCAGCAACAAAATGAATAAAACGGTTGTGGTGAAGGTGAGCCGTCACGCCGAACACCCTCTTTACGGCAAACGGATCATCAAAACCAAAAAGTACGTGGCGCACGACGAAGAGAACACCTGCCGCGTGGGAGACCAGATTCGCATCCGCGAGACGCGTCCCATGAGTCGGACCAAAAGATGGGAACTGGTAGAAATTGTGCAGCGGGCTCCTGTTTT
- the rpmC gene encoding 50S ribosomal protein L29 codes for METAKLRELGLDELQEKYRQYKEELFNLRFQNAIGQLKNTNRIKDVRKTIARVLTIAGEKSRALENSADGR; via the coding sequence ATGGAAACGGCAAAACTTCGCGAACTCGGACTGGACGAGCTCCAGGAAAAGTATCGTCAATATAAGGAAGAACTGTTCAACCTTCGTTTTCAGAACGCGATAGGACAGCTTAAAAATACGAATCGCATCAAAGATGTCCGTAAGACGATTGCCAGAGTCCTGACCATTGCGGGAGAAAAGAGCCGCGCTTTGGAAAATTCGGCGGACGGAAGGTAG